In Pseudoxanthomonas indica, the following are encoded in one genomic region:
- a CDS encoding DUF3011 domain-containing protein, whose translation MRRRIILMSAFVLSVLATQAQAAPQEARYGNGYGNGYGQTLRCESNDNKFRHCPADTRGGVELTRGLSKTWCTEGQNWGWDRNGVWVSGGCRAEFRVYGRGNGNGNGNGGGWGNSSQIIRCDSNDNRYKACAIPRGSQVRFNHQVSKSRCTEGYSWGRERDQVWVSRGCRAEFEVRGGWAGGGNGGYPGHGGGYPGNSGQVVRCDSNDNRTRRCDANIRRGADLQRQVSKNACVQGRTWGWDRGGIWVSGGCRGEFRVW comes from the coding sequence ATGCGTCGACGCATCATCTTGATGTCCGCCTTTGTGTTGTCGGTGCTGGCGACGCAGGCCCAGGCCGCGCCGCAGGAGGCGCGCTACGGCAATGGCTATGGCAATGGCTACGGCCAGACGCTGCGCTGCGAATCGAACGACAACAAGTTCCGCCATTGTCCCGCCGATACGCGTGGCGGCGTGGAGCTGACCCGCGGCCTGTCCAAGACGTGGTGTACCGAGGGCCAGAACTGGGGCTGGGATCGCAACGGCGTCTGGGTGTCCGGCGGCTGCCGCGCCGAGTTCCGCGTGTATGGCCGCGGCAATGGCAACGGCAACGGTAATGGCGGTGGTTGGGGCAACAGCAGCCAGATCATCCGTTGCGATTCCAATGACAACCGCTACAAGGCCTGCGCGATCCCGCGCGGAAGCCAGGTGCGTTTCAACCATCAGGTTTCCAAGAGCCGCTGCACCGAAGGTTACAGCTGGGGCAGGGAACGCGATCAAGTGTGGGTGTCGCGCGGCTGTCGCGCCGAGTTCGAGGTGCGCGGCGGCTGGGCCGGTGGCGGCAATGGCGGCTATCCCGGCCATGGCGGCGGCTATCCGGGCAATAGCGGGCAGGTCGTGCGTTGCGACTCCAATGACAACCGCACCCGCCGCTGCGATGCCAACATCCGCCGTGGCGCCGACCTGCAACGGCAGGTCTCCAAAAATGCCTGTGTGCAGGGCCGCACCTGGGGTTGGGATCGCGGCGGCATCTGGGTCAGCGGCGGCTGCCGGGGCGAATTCCGGGTCTGGTAG
- the zipA gene encoding cell division protein ZipA, giving the protein MSDMAMLRIGILIAGAILIAAIIFFGRPKKASQGRRLEPTERDNARVEPSLANDEAAYETDRDYSGEAVSQAELGLGGGTGADNPLGRRANQDFDRIVSLYVAAKAGQVLRGEDVVVAAEKTGLTFGHMNVFHRLIEGHPERGPIFSMANIMQPGSFDMANIRELQTPAIAFFLTLPAPISALEAWEKLLPNVERMAELLNGVVLDDSRNTLGRQRIQHIREELRGYDRQHEAPPLTKSPRW; this is encoded by the coding sequence GTGTCCGACATGGCAATGCTTCGAATCGGCATCCTGATTGCCGGCGCCATCCTCATCGCAGCGATCATCTTTTTCGGTCGCCCCAAGAAAGCCAGCCAGGGTCGCCGGCTGGAGCCGACCGAGCGTGACAACGCGCGGGTCGAGCCCAGCCTGGCCAACGACGAGGCGGCCTACGAGACCGACCGCGACTACTCCGGCGAGGCGGTCAGCCAGGCCGAACTGGGCCTGGGCGGCGGCACCGGCGCGGACAATCCGCTGGGTCGGCGCGCCAACCAGGATTTCGACCGCATCGTCTCGCTGTACGTCGCCGCCAAGGCCGGCCAGGTGCTGCGTGGCGAAGACGTGGTGGTGGCCGCGGAAAAGACCGGGCTGACCTTTGGCCACATGAATGTCTTCCACCGGCTGATTGAAGGCCACCCCGAGCGCGGCCCGATTTTCAGCATGGCCAACATCATGCAGCCGGGCAGCTTCGACATGGCCAACATCCGCGAACTGCAGACCCCGGCCATCGCGTTCTTCCTGACCCTGCCGGCGCCGATCAGCGCGCTCGAAGCTTGGGAAAAGCTGCTGCCCAATGTCGAGCGCATGGCCGAACTGCTCAATGGCGTGGTGCTGGATGACAGCCGCAACACCCTGGGTCGGCAACGCATCCAGCACATCCGCGAAGAGCTGCGCGGCTACGACCGCCAGCACGAAGCACCGCCGTTGACCAAATCGCCACGCTGGTGA
- the mtnA gene encoding S-methyl-5-thioribose-1-phosphate isomerase has translation MNDAFDYARYDRIRPIRWTGDALELLDQRKLPFTVEYLRCTSSDEVAAAIHALAVRGAPAIGISAAWGVVLAAREVQAADGPQADALLEPALQRLNAARPTAVNLAWALARMRASLLTAGSDWQQVLEQQAQRISDEDLAANRHMGELGAALIAPGSGVLTHCNTGSLATAGFGTALGVIRAGVAQGRIGQVYAGETRPWQQGARLTAWELQQDGIPATLIADSAASHLLKTGAVQWVIVGADRICANGDTANKIGTYQLAIAARHHGARFMVVAPSSTVDMATPNGEAIEIEERDPAELLGIGGVRTVAEGISAWNPVFDVTPADLIDAIVTEKGVVEKPTLALMQQAFS, from the coding sequence ATGAACGACGCCTTCGATTACGCCCGCTACGACCGCATCCGTCCGATCCGCTGGACCGGCGACGCGCTGGAACTGCTGGACCAGCGCAAGCTGCCTTTCACTGTGGAGTACCTGCGCTGCACCAGCAGCGATGAAGTGGCCGCGGCCATCCATGCGCTGGCCGTGCGCGGTGCGCCGGCCATCGGCATCTCGGCGGCGTGGGGTGTGGTGCTGGCGGCGCGCGAGGTGCAGGCAGCCGACGGCCCTCAAGCCGATGCCCTGCTGGAACCGGCGCTGCAACGCCTCAACGCGGCGCGTCCCACGGCGGTGAACCTGGCCTGGGCGCTGGCGCGCATGCGTGCCTCGCTGTTGACGGCGGGAAGCGACTGGCAACAGGTGCTGGAACAACAAGCCCAGCGCATCTCCGATGAAGACCTCGCCGCCAACCGCCACATGGGTGAACTGGGCGCGGCGCTGATCGCGCCCGGCAGCGGCGTGCTGACCCATTGCAATACCGGATCGCTGGCCACCGCCGGCTTTGGCACCGCGTTGGGCGTGATACGCGCCGGCGTGGCGCAGGGGCGCATTGGCCAGGTCTATGCCGGCGAAACCCGCCCCTGGCAGCAGGGCGCGCGGCTGACCGCATGGGAGCTGCAGCAGGACGGCATCCCCGCCACCCTCATAGCCGACTCCGCTGCCTCGCATCTGCTCAAGACCGGCGCGGTGCAATGGGTGATCGTCGGCGCGGACCGCATCTGCGCCAATGGTGATACCGCCAACAAGATCGGCACCTATCAGCTGGCCATCGCCGCGCGCCATCATGGTGCACGCTTCATGGTGGTGGCGCCGTCCTCGACCGTGGACATGGCCACGCCCAATGGCGAGGCCATCGAGATTGAAGAGCGCGACCCGGCCGAACTGCTCGGCATCGGTGGCGTGCGCACCGTGGCCGAGGGCATCAGCGCCTGGAACCCGGTGTTCGATGTGACCCCGGCGGATTTGATCGACGCCATCGTGACCGAGAAGGGCGTTGTCGAAAAACCGACACTGGCGCTGATGCAGCAGGCGTTTTCCTGA
- a CDS encoding GFA family protein produces the protein MTGPAHAPSQAPATVGSRPLQIYQGACHCGAVRFEISTDFPELTTCDCSICRRKNALMVKVHESHFRLLTDPSALSEYQFHTHTARHYFCKTCGIYPFHRKRVTPDHLGINVFCLEGVDLQGIPVRQTVGAGMP, from the coding sequence GTGACCGGACCGGCGCACGCGCCATCGCAAGCGCCGGCAACCGTCGGCAGCCGGCCCTTGCAGATCTACCAGGGCGCCTGCCATTGCGGCGCCGTGCGTTTCGAGATCAGCACCGATTTTCCCGAGCTGACCACCTGCGACTGTTCGATCTGTCGCCGGAAGAATGCGCTAATGGTCAAGGTCCATGAGAGCCACTTCCGCCTGTTGACGGATCCGTCAGCGCTCAGCGAATACCAGTTCCATACGCATACCGCGCGCCACTACTTCTGCAAGACCTGCGGCATCTATCCGTTCCACCGCAAGCGGGTGACACCGGACCACCTCGGCATCAACGTGTTCTGCCTCGAAGGCGTGGACCTGCAGGGTATCCCGGTGCGCCAGACGGTCGGGGCCGGCATGCCGTAG
- the ligA gene encoding NAD-dependent DNA ligase LigA — translation MTATTPAERAIELRRQLEDANYRYHVLDEPSIPDAEYDRLLRELDELEAANPDLVTADSPTQRVGNAPSSKFAEVRHALPMLSLGNAFTDEEVQDFVRRIDERLERPHLYFSVEPKLDGLAISLRYEDGRFVQGATRGDGATGEDVTANLRTIKAIPLTLRGSGWPRVLEVRGEVYMPLATFHAYNERALKEGGKVLANPRNGAAGSLRQLDPRMTAQRPLSFYAYAVGAVEGGELPASHSQTLARLREWGFPVSAENDVVDGVDGLLAYYRRIGEKRDVLPFDIDGVVYKLDDYEGQREMGFVSRAPRWAIAHKFPAQEQMTVLESIEVNVGRTGAVTPWALMQPVQVGGVTVTRATLHNAEQIARLDVRNGDTVIVRRAGDVIPEVVRVVEDKRPPGTQPWVMPSHCPVCGSELVREEGEVVWRCSGELTCAAQRKEAVGHFASRRAMDIEGLGERYIEVLSDLGYVTSVADLYKLDLDALLEMKRRADERDGTTPETVKAGKVATKWADNLIEAIERSKDTTLERFLFALGIQHVGESTAKALALWFGDLELIRHLPWPLFKRVPDIGGEVARSLGHFFDQAGNQQVIDDLLARGVRINDSHPPHAKLRADLTVARLLADLEIPKITGVRAEQLASAFPRIDALLDAPVHAFVSAGLPNESANALAQWLEEGEHAALLGKSAVALDQLLALTPTSDESVAGPLEGKTVVLTGSLEAMSRDEAGARLEALGAKVAGSVSKKTHLVVAGEAAGSKLAKAQELGIEIWDEAQLLAFLEKHAN, via the coding sequence ATGACTGCGACCACCCCCGCCGAGCGCGCCATCGAGCTGCGCCGCCAACTGGAAGATGCCAACTACCGCTACCACGTGCTCGATGAGCCCAGCATCCCGGATGCGGAGTACGACCGCCTGCTGCGCGAGCTGGACGAACTGGAAGCGGCCAATCCGGATCTGGTCACCGCCGATTCGCCGACCCAGCGCGTGGGCAACGCGCCGTCGAGCAAGTTCGCCGAAGTGCGCCATGCCTTGCCGATGCTGTCGCTGGGCAACGCCTTCACCGATGAGGAGGTGCAGGACTTCGTTCGTCGCATCGACGAGCGCCTGGAGCGGCCGCATCTGTACTTCTCGGTCGAGCCGAAGCTGGATGGCCTGGCGATCAGCCTGCGCTACGAAGACGGCCGGTTCGTGCAAGGCGCCACCCGTGGCGACGGCGCCACCGGCGAGGACGTCACCGCCAACCTGCGCACCATCAAGGCAATCCCGCTGACGCTGCGCGGCAGCGGCTGGCCGCGCGTGCTGGAAGTGCGCGGCGAGGTGTACATGCCGCTGGCGACCTTCCACGCCTATAACGAACGCGCACTCAAGGAAGGCGGCAAGGTGCTGGCCAATCCGCGCAATGGCGCGGCCGGTTCCCTGCGTCAGCTGGATCCGCGCATGACCGCGCAGCGGCCGTTGTCGTTCTATGCCTACGCGGTGGGCGCGGTGGAGGGCGGCGAATTGCCGGCCAGCCATTCGCAGACCCTGGCGCGGCTGCGCGAATGGGGTTTTCCGGTCAGTGCCGAGAACGATGTGGTCGATGGCGTGGATGGACTGCTGGCCTACTACCGCCGCATCGGCGAGAAGCGCGATGTGCTGCCGTTCGATATCGATGGCGTGGTCTACAAGCTGGACGACTACGAAGGCCAGCGCGAGATGGGTTTCGTCTCGCGCGCGCCGCGCTGGGCGATTGCGCACAAGTTTCCGGCGCAGGAACAGATGACGGTGCTGGAATCGATCGAGGTCAACGTCGGCCGCACTGGCGCGGTGACGCCGTGGGCGCTGATGCAGCCGGTGCAGGTGGGCGGCGTCACCGTCACCCGCGCGACCTTGCATAACGCCGAGCAGATCGCGCGCCTGGACGTGCGCAATGGCGATACGGTGATCGTGCGTCGCGCCGGCGATGTCATTCCGGAAGTAGTGCGGGTGGTGGAAGACAAGCGTCCGCCCGGCACCCAGCCCTGGGTAATGCCCAGCCATTGCCCGGTCTGCGGTTCGGAACTGGTGCGCGAAGAGGGCGAGGTGGTCTGGCGTTGCTCGGGCGAGCTGACCTGCGCCGCGCAGCGCAAGGAAGCCGTGGGCCATTTCGCCTCGCGCCGGGCCATGGATATCGAAGGCCTGGGCGAACGCTACATCGAAGTGCTCAGTGATCTGGGTTACGTCACCTCGGTGGCTGATCTGTACAAGCTGGATCTGGACGCGCTGCTGGAGATGAAGCGGCGGGCCGACGAGCGCGACGGCACCACGCCCGAAACGGTCAAGGCCGGCAAGGTGGCGACCAAATGGGCCGACAACCTGATCGAGGCCATCGAGCGCAGCAAGGACACCACGCTGGAGCGTTTCCTGTTCGCGCTGGGCATCCAGCATGTCGGCGAGAGCACGGCCAAGGCGCTGGCGCTGTGGTTTGGCGATCTGGAGCTGATCCGTCACTTGCCCTGGCCGCTGTTCAAGCGGGTGCCGGATATCGGGGGGGAAGTGGCGCGCTCGCTGGGGCATTTCTTTGATCAGGCGGGCAACCAGCAGGTGATCGACGACCTGCTCGCACGCGGCGTGCGCATCAACGACAGCCATCCGCCACACGCCAAGCTGCGCGCCGATCTGACGGTGGCCAGGTTGCTGGCGGATCTGGAGATTCCCAAGATCACCGGGGTGCGCGCAGAGCAGCTGGCCAGCGCATTCCCGCGCATTGATGCGCTGCTGGATGCGCCCGTGCACGCGTTTGTCAGTGCAGGCTTGCCGAACGAGTCGGCCAACGCCTTGGCGCAGTGGCTGGAGGAAGGCGAGCATGCCGCATTGCTGGGCAAGTCCGCAGTCGCGCTCGATCAGTTGTTGGCATTGACGCCGACCAGCGACGAGAGCGTCGCCGGTCCGCTGGAAGGCAAGACCGTCGTGCTGACCGGCAGCCTGGAAGCGATGAGCCGCGACGAAGCTGGCGCCAGGCTGGAAGCGCTGGGTGCCAAGGTCGCCGGCAGCGTGTCGAAGAAGACCCATCTGGTGGTGGCGGGCGAGGCGGCCGGTTCCAAGCTGGCCAAGGCGCAGGAGCTGGGGATCGAAATTTGGGACGAGGCCCAACTGCTGGCCTTCCTGGAAAAGCACGCGAACTGA
- the epmA gene encoding EF-P lysine aminoacylase EpmA, with product MNWQPSARFEALRLRARLNATIRAFFAQREVLEVETPILSQAGNTDPNIASFSLQFGGHVDAGPRQRWLRTSPEFPLKRLLAAGFGDCYELGRVFRDGEAGGRHNPEFTMLEWYRLGWDHRRLIEETAALVQEALQLVGCQATLQLISYHDLYRQQLGLDPATASDEQLRAALGDIVIDPQGLGRDDWLDLLMTHRLQPGFADDQLLAVYDYPATQCALARLRHDDVPVAERFELYLGPLELANGYHELADGSEQRQRFVRDSQVRQSRGESSPALDEHLLAALEAGFPHCAGVALGVDRLLMAMLGTPRIADVLAFDFARA from the coding sequence ATGAATTGGCAACCTTCCGCCCGCTTTGAAGCCCTGCGCCTGCGCGCGCGACTGAACGCGACCATCCGCGCGTTCTTCGCGCAGCGCGAGGTGCTGGAAGTCGAAACCCCGATCCTCTCGCAAGCCGGCAACACCGACCCGAACATCGCTTCCTTCTCGCTGCAGTTCGGTGGCCATGTCGATGCCGGTCCACGCCAGCGCTGGCTGCGCACCTCGCCGGAGTTTCCGCTCAAGCGTCTGCTCGCCGCCGGCTTTGGCGACTGCTACGAACTGGGCCGGGTGTTCCGTGATGGCGAAGCCGGCGGTCGCCACAATCCCGAGTTCACCATGCTGGAGTGGTATCGCCTCGGTTGGGATCACCGCCGACTGATCGAAGAGACCGCGGCGCTGGTGCAGGAGGCGCTGCAACTGGTCGGCTGCCAGGCCACCCTGCAGCTGATCAGCTATCACGATCTGTATCGCCAGCAGCTTGGGCTGGACCCGGCCACCGCCAGCGATGAGCAGCTGCGCGCGGCACTCGGCGACATCGTGATCGATCCACAGGGTCTGGGTCGCGATGACTGGCTCGACCTGCTGATGACCCATCGCCTGCAGCCTGGCTTCGCCGACGATCAACTGCTGGCGGTGTACGACTATCCCGCCACCCAGTGCGCGTTGGCGCGTCTGCGCCACGACGATGTGCCCGTGGCCGAACGCTTCGAGCTGTACCTGGGTCCGCTGGAACTGGCCAATGGCTACCACGAGCTGGCGGACGGCTCGGAACAGCGTCAGCGATTCGTCCGCGATTCGCAGGTCCGGCAATCGCGCGGGGAATCGTCACCGGCGTTGGACGAACATCTGCTCGCGGCATTGGAGGCGGGCTTCCCCCACTGTGCCGGCGTTGCCTTGGGTGTGGACCGCTTGCTGATGGCGATGTTGGGTACACCGCGTATCGCCGACGTGCTGGCCTTCGACTTCGCGCGAGCCTGA
- the gyrA gene encoding DNA gyrase subunit A, whose amino-acid sequence MADLAKEIIPVNLEDEMRKSYLDYAMSVIVGRALPDVRDGLKPVHRRVLFAMHELGAHSNKPYYKSARIVGDVIGKYHPHGDQSVYDTLVRMAQPFSLRYLLVDGQGNFGSVDGDSAAAMRYTEARMSRLTHELMADIDKETVDFQPNYDEKEQEPTVMPTRFPNLLVNGSAGIAVGMATNIPPHNLSEVVNGLLALIEDPEIDVDGLMQYIPGPDFPTAGIINGTAGIIAGYRTGRGRVRMRAKADIEVDDRTGREAIIVTEIPYQVNKARLIEKIAELVKEKRLEGISELRDESDKDGMRIYIEVKRGESAEVVLNNLYSQTPMESVFGINMVALVDGRPQLLNLKQMLQAFVRHRREVVTRRTIFELRKARARAHILEGLTVALANIDEMIELIKTSANPQEAKERMLAKTWTPGLVGALLAATGAESSRPDDLPKGIGLVNGAYQLSDVQAQQILEMRLHRLTGLEQEKLTEEYKQLLETIAGLINILENPEVLLQVIRDELLNVKAEFGDARRSEIRHSEEDLDILDLIAPEDVVVTLSHAGYAKRQPVSVYRAQRRGGRGRSAAATKDEDFIDQLWLVNTHDTLLTFTSSGKVFWLPVHQLPEAGPNARGRPIINWIPLEEGEKVQAVLPVRAYEEDRFVFFATRNGTVKKTPLTEFAFRLARGKIAINLDEGDALVGVALTDGHHDVLLFASNGKTVRFGEDKVRSMGRTATGVRGIRLASGEEVVSLIVAESAAGVAGLLGADESEGEEDAAEDVVETNGDDAVVDTSNEAEGVAYILTATERGYGKRTPLADYPRKGRGTQGVIGIQTTERNGKLIGAVLLSGNDEVLLISDGGTLVRTRGSEISRVGRNTQGVTLMRLSEGEVLQAVERLDASLDEDEGEGEGASPTPEPVAPSPEA is encoded by the coding sequence ATGGCTGATCTCGCCAAGGAAATCATCCCCGTCAACCTCGAAGACGAGATGCGAAAGAGCTACCTCGATTACGCCATGAGCGTGATCGTGGGGCGCGCCCTCCCGGATGTCCGGGACGGGCTCAAGCCGGTGCATCGTCGCGTGTTGTTCGCGATGCATGAACTGGGCGCCCACAGCAACAAGCCGTACTACAAGTCGGCGCGTATCGTCGGTGACGTGATCGGTAAGTACCACCCGCATGGCGACCAGTCGGTCTACGACACGCTGGTGCGCATGGCGCAGCCGTTTTCGCTGCGCTACCTGCTGGTCGATGGCCAGGGCAACTTCGGTTCGGTCGACGGCGACAGCGCGGCGGCGATGCGTTACACCGAAGCGCGCATGTCGCGCCTGACCCATGAGCTGATGGCGGACATCGACAAGGAAACCGTCGATTTCCAGCCCAACTACGACGAGAAGGAACAGGAACCCACGGTCATGCCGACCCGGTTCCCGAACCTGCTGGTCAACGGCTCGGCCGGCATCGCCGTCGGCATGGCCACCAACATCCCGCCGCACAACCTGTCGGAAGTGGTCAACGGCCTGCTGGCCCTGATCGAAGACCCGGAAATCGACGTCGACGGCCTGATGCAGTACATCCCCGGCCCGGATTTCCCCACCGCCGGCATCATCAACGGTACCGCTGGCATCATCGCCGGTTACCGCACCGGTCGCGGCCGCGTGCGCATGCGCGCCAAGGCCGACATCGAAGTCGATGACCGCACCGGTCGCGAAGCCATCATCGTCACCGAGATTCCGTACCAGGTGAACAAGGCGCGGTTGATCGAGAAGATTGCCGAGCTGGTCAAGGAAAAGCGCCTGGAAGGCATCAGCGAGCTGCGCGACGAGTCCGACAAGGACGGCATGCGCATCTACATCGAGGTCAAGCGCGGCGAGTCGGCCGAGGTGGTCCTCAACAACCTGTACTCGCAGACGCCGATGGAATCGGTGTTCGGCATCAACATGGTCGCCCTGGTCGATGGCCGCCCGCAGCTGCTCAATCTCAAGCAGATGCTGCAGGCCTTTGTCCGCCACCGCCGTGAAGTGGTGACCCGCCGCACCATCTTCGAACTGCGCAAGGCCCGCGCCCGCGCGCACATCCTGGAAGGCCTGACGGTCGCGCTCGCCAACATCGACGAGATGATCGAGCTGATCAAGACCTCGGCCAATCCGCAGGAAGCCAAGGAGCGGATGCTGGCCAAGACCTGGACCCCGGGTCTGGTCGGTGCGCTGTTGGCGGCCACCGGCGCCGAATCCTCGCGTCCGGACGATCTGCCCAAGGGCATCGGCCTGGTCAACGGCGCTTACCAGTTGAGCGACGTGCAGGCCCAGCAGATCCTCGAAATGCGCCTGCACCGCCTGACCGGCCTGGAGCAGGAAAAGCTCACCGAGGAATACAAGCAGCTGCTGGAGACCATCGCCGGTCTGATCAACATCCTGGAAAACCCGGAAGTGTTGCTGCAGGTTATTCGCGACGAGCTGCTCAACGTCAAGGCCGAATTCGGCGACGCCCGCCGCAGCGAAATCCGCCATAGCGAAGAAGATCTGGACATCCTTGACCTGATCGCGCCAGAAGACGTGGTGGTGACCCTGTCCCACGCCGGCTACGCCAAGCGCCAGCCGGTCAGTGTGTACCGCGCGCAGCGTCGTGGTGGCCGTGGCCGCAGTGCGGCGGCGACCAAGGACGAGGATTTCATCGACCAGCTGTGGCTGGTCAACACCCATGACACGCTGTTGACCTTCACCAGCAGCGGCAAGGTGTTCTGGCTGCCCGTGCACCAGTTGCCGGAAGCCGGCCCGAATGCGCGCGGCCGTCCGATTATCAACTGGATTCCGCTGGAAGAAGGCGAGAAGGTGCAGGCGGTACTGCCGGTGCGTGCGTACGAGGAAGACCGCTTTGTGTTCTTCGCCACCCGCAACGGCACGGTCAAGAAGACCCCGCTGACCGAGTTCGCCTTCCGCCTGGCGCGCGGCAAGATCGCCATCAACCTGGACGAGGGCGACGCCCTGGTCGGGGTGGCGCTGACCGACGGCCACCATGACGTGCTGCTGTTCGCTTCCAACGGCAAGACCGTGCGCTTTGGCGAAGACAAGGTCCGCTCGATGGGCCGTACCGCCACCGGCGTGCGCGGTATCCGCCTGGCCAGTGGCGAGGAAGTGGTCAGCCTGATCGTCGCCGAGTCCGCAGCGGGCGTGGCCGGCCTGCTCGGCGCGGACGAGAGCGAAGGTGAGGAAGATGCCGCCGAGGACGTGGTGGAAACCAATGGCGATGACGCCGTGGTCGACACCTCCAACGAGGCCGAGGGCGTGGCCTATATCCTGACCGCCACCGAACGTGGCTACGGCAAGCGCACCCCGCTGGCCGACTACCCGCGCAAGGGGCGCGGCACCCAGGGTGTCATCGGGATCCAGACCACCGAACGCAATGGCAAGTTGATTGGCGCGGTGTTGTTGAGCGGCAACGATGAAGTGCTGCTGATTTCCGACGGCGGCACCCTGGTGCGTACGCGCGGTTCGGAAATCTCGCGCGTCGGCCGCAATACCCAGGGCGTGACCCTGATGCGCCTGTCCGAGGGCGAAGTGCTGCAGGCGGTGGAACGCCTGGACGCCTCGCTGGACGAGGACGAAGGCGAAGGCGAGGGCGCCAGCCCGACGCCGGAGCCGGTGGCTCCTTCACCGGAAGCCTGA